Proteins encoded in a region of the Zea mays cultivar B73 chromosome 2, Zm-B73-REFERENCE-NAM-5.0, whole genome shotgun sequence genome:
- the LOC103647302 gene encoding 40S ribosomal protein S4-like, whose translation MLDKLGGAFFMLCKVRSVQFGLKGIPYLNTYDDRTIRYPDPLIKANDTIKIDLETNKIMDFIKFDVGNVVMVTGGRNTGRVGVIKNREKHKGSFETIHVLLGAFLLCLVFSYLLYRKT comes from the exons ATGCTCGACAAGCTTGGCGGAGCTTTT TTCATGCTCTGCAAGGTGAGGTCTGTTCAGTTTGGTCTGAAAGGCATCCCCTACCTGAACACCTACGACGACCGCACCATCCGCTACCCCGACCCGCTCATCAAGGCCAACGACACCATCAAGATCGATCTGGAGACCAACAAGATCATGGACTTCATCAAGTTTGATGTCGGCAACGTGGTCATGGTGACCGGCGGGAGGAACACCGGGCGTGTAGGAGTGATCAAGAATAGGGAGAAGCACAAGGGCAGCTTCGAGACCATCCACGTGCTGCTTGGAGCTTTTTTGCTATGTCTAGTTTTCTCCTATTTGTTGTACAGAAAAACATAG